ACCGTGGTCATCGTTACCCACAACATGCAGCAGGCGGCCCGCATTTCCGATATGACGGCGTTTTTCATGCTGGGCGAGCTGGTGGAGTTTGGGCCGACGACGAAGCTCTTTACCTCTCCGGTGGATCCCCGGACAGGGGACTACATTACCGGCAGATTCGGCTAAACTAAAGAGGACCTCACGTCCCGTTCGGAGGAGATGAACGCGATGAACGAAAATTGGCTTGAGGAAAACAAAAGACCGGCGGACGTCTACCGGGCTCTTGAAAATCAGCTCACCCGGTTGGCTTCGATGGTGAGCTTGGCGGTAACTCGGTCTATTTGGTCGCTGGCGGAGCGGAACGCCGAGGCGGCCCGGCAGGTCATCGCCGGCGAAGAGGCTGTTGATCTGCTGGCCGACGAGATCAACGACGTCTGCCTGAACGCGATCGCCCGCTTTCAGCCGCTGGGCGCGGACCTGCGGCTCGTCACGTCGGCCATGCTGATGGCCCGCGACTTGGAGCGGCTCGGCGATTACGGCGAAAACGCGGCAAAGGACACCTTGAAGCTGTTGAATCAGCCGGTGCTCAAGCCGATCATCGACCTGCCCCGAATGGCCGGCCTTGTCGCCTCCATGCTCGACCGGGCGATGAAAGCCCTGGCAAATCGGGACGGCGACGAGGCCATGGCTGTTTTCGCCATGGACGACCAAGTGGACGACTTGGAACACGCCATTTTGATTGAACTGGCGTCCATCATGGCTCAGCGGCCCGAGACCCTCGAACAGTCGAGCCGGCTGATGGAAGTGACCCGCATGGTCGAGCGGGCCGGGGACCACTGCACCAACGTGGCTGAACACGTGTGCTACATCGTGACCGGCCACCGGGTCAGGGCTTCGGAGCACCGCCGGCCCCGGGAGCTGAGAAGCTGACCGAAGGCGGCGCAGAAAGGAGCAGGCCGTGAGCAGAGCGCATATTCTGGTGATAGAAGACGAGGCGCCGATCGCCGACATTCTCGTCCAGGCGCTGAAACGTTCTGGGTACGAGGCCAGCTGGGCGGGGGACGGCGACACCGGGCTTGAACTCATCATGACCGGCCGGCCTGACCTTGTGCTGTTGGACCTCATGCTTCCCGGCCTGGAGGGCTGGGAAGTCTGCCGTCGAATGCGCCAAGCGCCGGAGACCCGCGACACGCCGGTCATCATGGTGACGGCCCGGCGGGACGAATCGGAAGCGGTAGCTGGACTGGCGGCCGGAGCGGACGACTACATCAGAAAGCCCTTCTCTCTGGCCGAGCTGATGGCGCGGGTCGAAGCCCAGCTTCGCCGCCGCAGCATGGCGCGGCAGGACGCCGAGGAGACGAAGGACGAGCGGATCGTCCTCGATCAGGAGACCGGCGTCGTGCGGATCGACGGCTGGGAAGCCGAGCTGAGCCCGACGGAGTTCCAGATCCTTGAACTTTTGGCCAGCCGTCCGGGTCGGCCCGTTTCCCGCGACAGGATCACCGCCGTCGTCTGGGGACTTGACCCGGCGGAAAGCCGGGCGCTTGACACTCACCTGTCCCGGTTGAGGAAAAAACTGTCCGGCTGCCCAGACGGGCCGGAAATTACCACGCTCCGCAGCCGGGGCTATCGATTGGAATGGAGGGGCAGTGCCAATGAGGCGAAGCCTTAAAACCCGCATCGCCGTCGCTTTGGGGGTACTTCTTATCGGGGCTTTGGCCGCGTCGTGGGCCATCTTCAGGATGACGCTCAAAGAGCACCTGATCCGGCAGGCGTCGTTTCAGCTGAGCCAGCAGACCCAACTGACGGCTCAGCTTTTGGAGGCGAAGGGGCTTGAGTCGTTCTCGGCCCTGTTGGATGATCAAGCCCGAATGCTCGGCGGGCGGATTACTCTCATCGACTCAACCGGCCGTCCCCTGCTGGACTCGTCGATTCCCACGTCGTCGCTGGACAACCACGCTTCCCGCCCGGAAGTGGCGGCGGCCCGCCGGGACGGTGAGGGGTTTGAACTCCGGTACAGCCGAAGCGAGGGCAATTATTATCTGTACTGCGCCCGAACGGTTCTCTTGGGAAAAGAACCGGCAGTCCTGCGCCTTTCCCTCCCGCTTCAGGGCTTAACGGAAGGCATTGGAGCCGCTAACCGGCGCTTTTTAATCCTGCTGGCGGTCGTCGCTACGGTCGCCTTGGCGTTCATGCTCTGGACGCTGCGCCGCCTGTTTCGCCCGCTTCAGGACTTAGCGGCCGTCGCCGATCAGGTGACCGCCGACCGGCTGCCCCTGTTCCCGATCGTCGACGACCCGGACCTGCGCCGGCTCTCTCAGGCCATGTCTGCCATGTCAGCCCGGCTCACCGCGGCCAATCTGGAAGTGTCGTCCCGCCGGGCGGAGCTGGAATCGCTCATCGAAACGTTGCCAGTCGGCGTCATCGTCGTGCGCGGCTCGGCGGTGGTCCGCTGCAACTCCCAAGCCTGCCGAATGCTTGACGCGGAAGACCTGTTCGGCAAGTCGGCCTCTTCGGCTCTGCCGCCGGAGCTGCTTGGGCTCATCGACCGGCTTGACGGGGGAGAAATCGCGCCGTCGGCCGAGCTGGTCGTGCCGGAGCGGAACACCTGCTTTGCCTGCCAAGGGCGGCTGACCCCGAGGGGCTACCTGATCGTCATCGTCGACCAGAGTGACGCGTGGCGGCTCGACGCGGCCCGGAGGACGTTCATCGCCGACGCGGGACACGAGTTCCAGACGCCCCTGACCGCCATCGGCATGACCGCAGAATTTTTAATGGAGGACGCATCCGACGCCCAGAAGCGGCACTTGGAGCGAATACTCGAACAGCAGAAGAGGCTGACCGGCCTGATCGACAACCTGCTGTACCTGTCCCGGCTGGAGGCCGAGCCGGAGGGCTTGCCGATGGAGCAGGTTGACCTTGCGGAGCTCTGTCGGGGGACGACCGACGACTACAAGGCTTTGCCGGCCGCTGACGGCGTCGAAATTTCCTGCAGCGTGCCGGACGACGCGCCGATTCTCGGCAGTCCCGACGAGCTGAAAACGGCTCTCGGCAACCTGCTGGACAACGCGCTCAAGTTCACCCGCGCCAAGTTCGGCAAAACGCCCGGCGCGAAAATCGCCGTGTCGGTCGAGCGGGACGGGGACGAGTGGCGCGTTCAGGTCAGCGACAACGGCGTCGGTCTGTCGGACGACGATACGGAAGCCCTGTTCCACCGGTTTTCGCGGGGCGACCGATCCCGCGGCCGGGGCGCTCAGGTCGGCGGCTACGGCCTTGGGCTGGCGATCGTCAAGCGGATCATCCTGCGCCACGGCGGACACGTGGCCGCGCTGCCGTCATCGGAAGGCGCCTGCATGGCCTTTTGGCTGCCGGTTGGGCACGAATAGACGAAAAAAGCGAAGCGCCGCCCCTTTTGTGGGGCGGCGCTTTATCAATCGGTGGCATAATAAGAGAAAACGACAAGGAGGCAAAGAAATGGAACGACTGGCCCATCTGATTGACAACACTCTTCTCGCGCCCGACGCTTCGCCCGAACAGATCAACGCGCTGTGCGACGCCTCGCTTCGGCTTGGCTGCGCGTCGGTCTGCGTCTCGCCTCTGTACGTCCCGCTGGCGGCCCGCCGGTTGGCCGGAAGTTCGGTGAAGGTCTGCACCGTCATCGGTTTCCCGTCCGGCGCGTCGACGACCGCGACCAAGGCCTTTGAGGCGGCTGATGCCGTCAAAAACGGCGCGGACGAGCTGGACATGGTTTTACCGATCGGGCTTCTTAAATCCGGCGACGACGAGGCGGTCAGGCAGGACGTGAAGGCAGTCGTTCAGGCGGCGGCCGGCCGGATCGTTAAAGTCATCTTGGAGACCTGTCTTCTTAACGACGAGCAGATCGTCAGGGCGTGCCGTCTCTGTCGGGAGACTGGGGCGGGCTTCGTCAAGACAAGTACCGGATTTTCGTCCGGCGGGGCCACGGAGCACGCCGTGTCGCTGATGGCTCAGACGGTCGGTGGCTCGATGGGCGTCAAGGCGTCCGGGGGAATCAGGACGCGGGCTCAGGCTTTGGCGTTCTTGGCCGCCGGGGCGACGCGAATCGGCGCGTCCCGAACCGAAGAGATCTGCCGGGGCGAGGCCGAACCGGAGGGCAAATAACAGGGCCTTGCAGAGGTGAGCAGTTCAGCGCCTGCCCCAGCGGCTTGACGTGCGGGTTGCCAGGTCGACCAGCTCGTCGGAGAAAAACCAGCCGGCCAGCCCAACTGAAACGGCGGCGACAAAGACGGCCGGCGCCGCCCAGCCGCCCTGCCCCGCGCCGGCGCCGGCAAAGCACAGCACGGCAAAGCCGGGAAGCCTGCCGAGGAGGCACAGCCCCATCATCCGCCTCAGAGGGACGGACGTCAGTCCGGCTAAAAAGCACAGCGCGTCGTCCGGCACGGCCGGGAGCAGAAACAGGGCGAAGAACCCGGCTCCTGACCGGTCGTTCAAAAGGTAGCTGAATTTTTGGGCCGCGGAGGCTGGGACGAACCGATCGACCGCCGGTCTGCCGAACCGCCGCGCTAAAAGGATCGCTGCCAGCGAGCCGACTTCCACGCCGGCCATGGTGATGGCAAGCCCTTTCCAGAAGCCGAAGACGGCGCCACCGGCGAACGCCACGAGTTGCCCCGGAATTGGAGCTAACACGACCTGCAGGACTTGAAGCCCAAAGAACGCCGCGCCCCCCCGCCAGTCGGAGCCCAGAGCATCCCGAATGCGGGCAAGGGACGCGGCGTTCGGTTTCAGGTTCAGCGATCGAACCGCGTCGGCCCAGCTGGACGGCAGCAGGAGCAGGACGAGAAGTCCGACGAGTGCCAAGACCGCCGACAGGACGAGCGCAGCCGCCAGCAGGCCGGCAATCTCTCGGAGCTTTTGCCGGAGCCGAGCCAGCAGGAAGGCCTTAACGTTTCGAGACGTCACGGCCTAGCGGCTGCGCAGGCGGCGACGAACGCCTGAAAAATCGGAAGCGCTTCCGGCGTGTGGCCAAGCAGTCCTTCCGGGTGCCACTGGATGCCCACGACGAACGGCAGGTCCTTGTGTTCCACCGCCTCAACGACCCCGTCGGGAGCGAGAGCGGAGACGGTCAGCCCCTTGCCCGGCGCGTCAACGGCCTGATGGTGAAAGCTGTTGACTGAGAACGACGTGCCGGTGATCTTCGCCAGCTTTGTTCCCTCTTCAACGGTCACCTTGTGGCTGGTGAACCGCTCGGCCATGGGCTGACGGTGCTGAATGGTGTTCTTTCGGTTGGGCAGGTGCTGGTAGAGCGTGCCGCCGAAGAACACGTTCAAAACCTGCTCGCCCCGGCAGATGCCCAGAACAGGGAGCTTCCGGTCACAGGCGATCTGCAGGACGGCCAGCTGGAACTGGTCCAGCTCCGGGTTTACCGTTTCCAGCCCCTCTTGAGGGTCTTGGCCGTAAAAGGACGGGCAGACGTCGATGCCGCCGGGCAGAAGCAGTCCGGAGACGATGTCCATCGCGCTGGACAGAACTTCCTCCTCCAGCGTGACCGGCAGCAGAAGCGGAACGCCGCCGCCGGCGATGACGGCGTCGGTGTACTGGCGGTTCGCCGAGACCTTTTCCCGGTTCGAGTAAAACTCAAGATTGCTGGCAATAGCGATGATCGGTCGCATGATAATTCCTCCTCCAAGGTGTGGGTATCTCACAGAAAATAATCGAACAGGGCGCCGATGTCCAGAGGCCCAATTCGTTTGCCGGCAAAACGCTCCAAGATCCGGCGGCGGCCTTCCAGCAGGGCGGGAGCGGCGATTCCCAGCCGAACCGACTGGCTGGCCTCTACGAAGGCCGACAGCTTGTCGAATGCCTCCACGATCTGGCCGTCGACGCCGTCAAATTCCGGCGCGTCGTGTTCCGGGCCGAGCGGGCCTTGCAGAATTTTGACCCGGCCGCCCGGACGGACGCGGTTTTCAAACTCGTCCATGCAGTAGTAGAGCAGGTCGCTTCGCCACGATTCCGGCAGGAGCGGAAAGATGACCCGCTGGATTTCCTGAGCTTCCACGTCCTTGATGAGCTCTTCAAGCCCCTGAACGCTTCGCTTCACCGGGCTGATGATGTCCCGGGTCAGGACTTCCGGAAGGTCGTGAAACAGGCCGCAGTAAAAGTCGTTTCGTCGCCTGACCGGGCCGGCTCCGATCTCGAGGGCTCCGCACCACGAGAGCAGCGCCACCATGAAAAGGTGTCCAAGCACCGACGTGACCGGCAAGCGGCTCGTCTGGGCCCAGCGTTTTTGGAACTGAAGCTGTCCGGCCAAGGAGAAGAACGCCGACAGCCCTTCTTTGGAGCCTTTCTTCCTCGACTCGATCACCGCGGCCACGGCCGGCAAATCGGCGTGTCCGGCGACCGCGTCGTCTATTTCCTTTTTTGTCCGTTCGATACCGTAGAGCGGCGCGCTCCAAAACGAGATGAAGCCGAACTCCCACTGGGTCGCCAAGTAGTGGGCGGCGCTTAAAATATGCCGTTCGGGCCAGTCGGCCCCGTTGAGGAACCACTCGCCGCAGGCCTCGAACTGGCGGCCCGGCAGGGGCGAGAGGACCGGCTGAAGCTGGGAAAGCACCCAGCTGTCCAGCCGGCGCTTCTGCTCCGGGTCGGCCATCAGCCGGTGAAAGACCGGCGGTTTGATGTCGGTCAGCACGACCCGGTGAAGAAATTCAAACAGCCCGCCGGAGATCAGCCGGTTCCAGTCAATCGTCCGCCCGCGGTCCTCTTCGGTGCGGGCGATCGCCCAGGCGATGATGGCCTTGTGAGCTTGCTTGTCCATTTCGGTGAACTGGGCGGTTCTCGGGTGGTCGTTCCACCGCTCGATGCTGAACGCCGAAAAGATCGTTTCGATCAGTCCTCGTTTGATCACAGGCCATTCCTCCTCGCGGGCGTTTCTTTCCTTTGATTATACGAGGTTGAAAGAGGCCCCGGCAAGAGAGCCGGACGCGATGGGCCGTCTTTCGGTTCGCAGGCCATATCAACCGTGGTACACTGAAAACACAGGCGTGATATTCAACGGCGACGAGAGAGGTGATTTGATGTTTCGATTGAAGTCCGCCATCGCGGCGGCGGCGCTGCTGTTCGCGATCCCGGTTTTCTCCGCCGCAGGGGAAAAGATAGCTTCCGCCCCGTCAGCACCAGTTTCTTCGGTCACTCCGATGGCCACGGCGTTCTGGGCTCGGGATTGGAAGAAAGTCGACGCGCTGCTTGCCGATAAAAGCTGCCTGAAGCCGGTCGACCGGTCCTTGGCCGCCAACGCCCTATGGCTTCAGGGCCGCTGGGCTGAGAGTCAGGCGATCATGGGAGAGCTGAAAGACGAGTACCCGGCGTCGGTTCGCCCGTACGCGGATCTGCTGATGGCTCTGGCGCTTGAGCGCCTGGGCCAGAAGGATGACGCCCGGCAGGCGGGCATTGCCTTGGCCAAGTCGGATAATTCGCTGATTCAGTT
This is a stretch of genomic DNA from Jonquetella anthropi DSM 22815. It encodes these proteins:
- the phoU gene encoding phosphate signaling complex protein PhoU yields the protein MNENWLEENKRPADVYRALENQLTRLASMVSLAVTRSIWSLAERNAEAARQVIAGEEAVDLLADEINDVCLNAIARFQPLGADLRLVTSAMLMARDLERLGDYGENAAKDTLKLLNQPVLKPIIDLPRMAGLVASMLDRAMKALANRDGDEAMAVFAMDDQVDDLEHAILIELASIMAQRPETLEQSSRLMEVTRMVERAGDHCTNVAEHVCYIVTGHRVRASEHRRPRELRS
- a CDS encoding response regulator transcription factor, with protein sequence MSRAHILVIEDEAPIADILVQALKRSGYEASWAGDGDTGLELIMTGRPDLVLLDLMLPGLEGWEVCRRMRQAPETRDTPVIMVTARRDESEAVAGLAAGADDYIRKPFSLAELMARVEAQLRRRSMARQDAEETKDERIVLDQETGVVRIDGWEAELSPTEFQILELLASRPGRPVSRDRITAVVWGLDPAESRALDTHLSRLRKKLSGCPDGPEITTLRSRGYRLEWRGSANEAKP
- a CDS encoding sensor histidine kinase, yielding MRRSLKTRIAVALGVLLIGALAASWAIFRMTLKEHLIRQASFQLSQQTQLTAQLLEAKGLESFSALLDDQARMLGGRITLIDSTGRPLLDSSIPTSSLDNHASRPEVAAARRDGEGFELRYSRSEGNYYLYCARTVLLGKEPAVLRLSLPLQGLTEGIGAANRRFLILLAVVATVALAFMLWTLRRLFRPLQDLAAVADQVTADRLPLFPIVDDPDLRRLSQAMSAMSARLTAANLEVSSRRAELESLIETLPVGVIVVRGSAVVRCNSQACRMLDAEDLFGKSASSALPPELLGLIDRLDGGEIAPSAELVVPERNTCFACQGRLTPRGYLIVIVDQSDAWRLDAARRTFIADAGHEFQTPLTAIGMTAEFLMEDASDAQKRHLERILEQQKRLTGLIDNLLYLSRLEAEPEGLPMEQVDLAELCRGTTDDYKALPAADGVEISCSVPDDAPILGSPDELKTALGNLLDNALKFTRAKFGKTPGAKIAVSVERDGDEWRVQVSDNGVGLSDDDTEALFHRFSRGDRSRGRGAQVGGYGLGLAIVKRIILRHGGHVAALPSSEGACMAFWLPVGHE
- the deoC gene encoding deoxyribose-phosphate aldolase codes for the protein MERLAHLIDNTLLAPDASPEQINALCDASLRLGCASVCVSPLYVPLAARRLAGSSVKVCTVIGFPSGASTTATKAFEAADAVKNGADELDMVLPIGLLKSGDDEAVRQDVKAVVQAAAGRIVKVILETCLLNDEQIVRACRLCRETGAGFVKTSTGFSSGGATEHAVSLMAQTVGGSMGVKASGGIRTRAQALAFLAAGATRIGASRTEEICRGEAEPEGK
- a CDS encoding TVP38/TMEM64 family protein codes for the protein MTSRNVKAFLLARLRQKLREIAGLLAAALVLSAVLALVGLLVLLLLPSSWADAVRSLNLKPNAASLARIRDALGSDWRGGAAFFGLQVLQVVLAPIPGQLVAFAGGAVFGFWKGLAITMAGVEVGSLAAILLARRFGRPAVDRFVPASAAQKFSYLLNDRSGAGFFALFLLPAVPDDALCFLAGLTSVPLRRMMGLCLLGRLPGFAVLCFAGAGAGQGGWAAPAVFVAAVSVGLAGWFFSDELVDLATRTSSRWGRR
- a CDS encoding gamma-glutamyl-gamma-aminobutyrate hydrolase family protein; the protein is MRPIIAIASNLEFYSNREKVSANRQYTDAVIAGGGVPLLLPVTLEEEVLSSAMDIVSGLLLPGGIDVCPSFYGQDPQEGLETVNPELDQFQLAVLQIACDRKLPVLGICRGEQVLNVFFGGTLYQHLPNRKNTIQHRQPMAERFTSHKVTVEEGTKLAKITGTSFSVNSFHHQAVDAPGKGLTVSALAPDGVVEAVEHKDLPFVVGIQWHPEGLLGHTPEALPIFQAFVAACAAARP
- a CDS encoding HD domain-containing protein; translation: MIKRGLIETIFSAFSIERWNDHPRTAQFTEMDKQAHKAIIAWAIARTEEDRGRTIDWNRLISGGLFEFLHRVVLTDIKPPVFHRLMADPEQKRRLDSWVLSQLQPVLSPLPGRQFEACGEWFLNGADWPERHILSAAHYLATQWEFGFISFWSAPLYGIERTKKEIDDAVAGHADLPAVAAVIESRKKGSKEGLSAFFSLAGQLQFQKRWAQTSRLPVTSVLGHLFMVALLSWCGALEIGAGPVRRRNDFYCGLFHDLPEVLTRDIISPVKRSVQGLEELIKDVEAQEIQRVIFPLLPESWRSDLLYYCMDEFENRVRPGGRVKILQGPLGPEHDAPEFDGVDGQIVEAFDKLSAFVEASQSVRLGIAAPALLEGRRRILERFAGKRIGPLDIGALFDYFL